From a single Phocoena sinus isolate mPhoSin1 chromosome 1, mPhoSin1.pri, whole genome shotgun sequence genomic region:
- the LOC116758526 gene encoding 60S ribosomal protein L34, which yields MVQRLTYRRRLSYNTASNKTRLSRTPGNRIVYLYTKKVGKAPKSACGVCPGRLRGVRAVRPKVLMRLSKTKKHVSRAYGGSMCAKCVRDRIKRAFLIEEQKIVVKVLKAQAQSQKAK from the coding sequence ATGGTTCAGCGTTTGACGTACCGTCGTAGGCTGTCCTACAATACAGCCTCTAACAAAACCAGGCTGTCCCGAACCCCTGGTAATAGAATTGTTTACCTTTATACCAAGAAAGTTGGGAAAGCACCAAAATCCGCATGTGGCGTGTGCCCAGGCCGACTTCGAGGAGTCCGTGCTGTGAGACCTAAAGTTCTTATGAGGTTGTCTAAAACGAAAAAACATGTTAGCCGGGCCTACGGTGGTTCCATGTGTGCTAAATGTGTCCGTGACAGGATCAAGCGCGCTTTCCTCATTGAGGAGCAGAAAATCGTTGTGAAAGTGTTGAAAGCACAAGCGCAGAGTCAGAAagctaaatag